The genomic window CACGTTGTTGCAGGTGCGCGGGGTAACGGTCCCCATGCACGGTGATCTTCGCGGCGGCGTCCTCGATCTCCCGCAGGTCGTCCTCGGTGAGATCGACGGTCGCAGCGCCCAGGTTCTCCTCCAGGCGGTGGAGCTTGGTGGTGCCGGGAATGGGCACGATCCACGGCTTCTGCGCCAGCAGCCAGGCGAGCGCGATCTGCGCCGGGGTCGCGTTCTTCTTCGCGGCGATCCTGGCCAGCAGGCCGACCACCGCCTGGTTCGCGATCCGGTTCTCGGCCGTGAAGCGCGGGAAGGTGCTGCCACGGAGTTCGCTGCTGTCGAACGTCGTGTTCTCGTCGATCTTCCCGGTCAGGAACCCCTTGCCCAGCGGGCTGAACGGCACGAAGCCGATCCCCAGCTCCTCGCACGCCGCCAGCACGCCGTTCGTCTCCGGCTCGCGCCACCACAGCGAGTACTCGCTCTGGACCGCCGCCACGGGCTGCACCGCGTGCGCGCGGCGGATGGTCTGCTCGCCCGCCTCGGAGAGGCCGAAGTGCTTGACCTTGCCCTCGGCGATGAGGTCCTTCACCGTGCCCGCCACATCCTCGATGGGCACGTCCGGGTCCACGCGGTGCTGGTAGTAGAGCTCGATCGCCTCCACTCGGAGCCGCTTGAGCGAGCCCTCGGTGACCTGCCGGATGTTGTCGGGCCGGCTGTTCAGGACCTGGCTCCCACGGCCGAGGTCGAACCCGAACTTGGTGGCGATCGCCACCTGGCGGCGGAACGGCTCCAGCGCCTCGCCCACGATCTCCTCGTTGGCGGCGCCGTAGATCTGCGCCGTGTCGAAGAGCGTCACGCCGCGCTCGGCCGCCGCGCGGACGAGCGCGATCGCCTGCTGCTTGTCCGTCGCCGGGCCATAGCCGTGGCTCAGCCCCATCGCT from Longimicrobiaceae bacterium includes these protein-coding regions:
- a CDS encoding aldo/keto reductase, whose product is MQKRNLGNGGLSVAAIGYGAMGLSHGYGPATDKQQAIALVRAAAERGVTLFDTAQIYGAANEEIVGEALEPFRRQVAIATKFGFDLGRGSQVLNSRPDNIRQVTEGSLKRLRVEAIELYYQHRVDPDVPIEDVAGTVKDLIAEGKVKHFGLSEAGEQTIRRAHAVQPVAAVQSEYSLWWREPETNGVLAACEELGIGFVPFSPLGKGFLTGKIDENTTFDSSELRGSTFPRFTAENRIANQAVVGLLARIAAKKNATPAQIALAWLLAQKPWIVPIPGTTKLHRLEENLGAATVDLTEDDLREIEDAAAKITVHGDRYPAHLQQRVGR